A DNA window from Borrelia sp. HM contains the following coding sequences:
- a CDS encoding variable large family protein has protein sequence MAVEKRLGEIGKSAENAFYSFLNFISDTLGLRVTAETKKSEVGEHFTTLGTKLGEASEELEKVAVKAATDGDKDSLLNKSIREAVEAAKTTLNTLKTHLEDLKGIGNDGEKVGVAANNGSDKEGTGADGEELNKVLKAFKGIVDEAGKVDVVVKPVVGTSTLNNGTDNITTRAKILATNSGGNKPTNTDPAKAAAILEAVSGKAMLASIIASKENDPQIAGSGADGNTTAMSFARGNSVTTAAQNSAKVEEAVAGGIALRSLVKSGTLAKGAADNATGGGKEVQGVGITAVNKLLGAVEDIIKKTVKNVLDKARDSKTASQQ, from the coding sequence TTGGCAGTAGAGAAAAGATTAGGTGAAATAGGTAAAAGTGCTGAGAATGCCTTTTATTCATTTTTGAATTTTATATCAGATACATTAGGCTTAAGAGTAACTGCAGAGACAAAGAAGAGTGAAGTAGGAGAGCATTTTACTACTTTAGGCACTAAACTTGGAGAAGCATCAGAGGAGTTAGAAAAAGTAGCAGTGAAAGCAGCAACAGATGGTGATAAAGATAGTCTATTAAATAAGTCAATTAGAGAAGCAGTTGAAGCAGCTAAAACTACTTTAAACACATTAAAAACCCATTTAGAGGATTTAAAAGGTATAGGTAATGATGGTGAAAAAGTAGGTGTAGCAGCAAATAATGGTTCTGATAAAGAAGGAACAGGAGCAGATGGTGAAGAGCTAAATAAAGTCCTTAAAGCATTTAAAGGGATAGTGGATGAAGCAGGTAAAGTAGATGTTGTTGTGAAGCCAGTAGTAGGTACTTCAACATTAAATAATGGGACAGATAATATTACTACAAGGGCTAAAATATTAGCTACAAATTCTGGTGGTAATAAGCCAACAAACACAGATCCAGCAAAAGCAGCAGCAATACTTGAAGCAGTAAGTGGAAAGGCAATGTTAGCATCAATAATTGCATCAAAAGAAAACGATCCACAAATAGCAGGAAGTGGTGCAGATGGAAATACAACTGCTATGTCATTTGCGAGAGGTAATTCGGTAACTACTGCAGCACAAAATTCAGCTAAAGTAGAAGAAGCAGTAGCAGGAGGAATAGCATTACGTTCATTGGTTAAAAGTGGTACACTAGCAAAAGGAGCAGCAGATAATGCTACAGGAGGAGGAAAAGAAGTACAAGGAGTAGGAATAACAGCAGTAAATAAGTTGTTGGGAGCAGTAGAAGATATAATTAAAAAAACAGTAAAGAATGTGCTTGATAAAGCAAGAGATTCAAAAACAGCAAGCCAACAATAA
- a CDS encoding variable large family protein has protein sequence MEREGREMRGRRGREGGGEMRKRGRGIIVGGMTLLLLFGCNNGAIEELEKKNESLGSLVNLGNEFLNVFTSFGDMISGETLVFKTDSKKSDVRDYFKKVHEKVEGTKTALSKIVENMEKEGNPNASAVKTKVEELIKNKLNNIIEGAKDASEAIVDTGNDLLGNVASHTSAAGVEGKTESLIKGIKDIVDIVLKNEGDAEAGDDKKATDLTRRTGGKSTDNEAGKLFASDNAGDGTTSKKAAADAAKAVGAVTGADILKAMIKKGGDDKKDAVIAGTIALRAMAKDGKFAGPSTQTDDAANAIKRAAVSAVTKALDTLTIAIRKTIDEGLKTVKEAMKINANDSSVTSATGAAK, from the coding sequence ATGGAGAGAGAAGGAAGAGAGATGAGAGGAAGAAGAGGAAGAGAAGGAGGAGGAGAGATGAGGAAGAGAGGGAGAGGGATAATAGTAGGAGGGATGACTTTATTGTTACTCTTTGGATGTAATAATGGAGCGATAGAAGAGTTAGAGAAGAAGAATGAGTCTTTAGGCTCTTTGGTTAATTTAGGGAATGAATTTTTAAATGTTTTTACTTCTTTTGGAGATATGATTTCTGGAGAAACATTAGTATTTAAGACAGATTCTAAGAAATCAGATGTTCGAGATTACTTTAAGAAAGTACATGAGAAAGTAGAAGGAACTAAGACAGCCCTTAGTAAAATTGTTGAGAATATGGAAAAAGAAGGTAATCCTAATGCTTCTGCTGTTAAAACAAAAGTAGAGGAATTAATTAAGAATAAACTTAATAATATAATAGAAGGAGCTAAGGATGCTAGTGAGGCTATTGTTGATACTGGTAATGATCTGCTTGGTAATGTGGCTTCGCACACATCTGCTGCAGGTGTTGAAGGTAAAACTGAGAGCTTAATAAAAGGAATTAAAGATATAGTAGATATAGTGCTTAAAAATGAGGGTGATGCTGAGGCTGGAGATGATAAAAAGGCCACAGATCTTACTAGAAGAACTGGTGGCAAATCTACTGATAATGAAGCGGGAAAGTTATTTGCTTCAGATAATGCTGGTGATGGTACTACTTCAAAAAAAGCAGCAGCTGATGCTGCTAAAGCTGTTGGAGCAGTAACTGGTGCTGACATCTTGAAAGCTATGATTAAAAAAGGTGGGGATGATAAAAAAGATGCAGTAATAGCAGGAACTATAGCATTAAGAGCAATGGCTAAAGATGGTAAATTTGCTGGTCCTAGTACCCAGACTGATGATGCTGCTAATGCAATTAAAAGAGCAGCAGTAAGTGCGGTAACTAAAGCATTAGATACGTTAACTATAGCAATAAGAAAAACAATAGATGAAGGACTGAAAACTGTTAAAGAAGCTATGAAAATTAATGCTAATGATAGTTCTGTAACTAGTGCAACTGGTGCTGCCAAATAA
- a CDS encoding variable large family protein has translation MVIGLLMGCNNGAIAELEKKSTFYESVMKIGHGFQEIFGIFGKAMGDDFGIVKSDDNRSVVGDHFEKVKKGLEGTKNKLEELSGKISETKNADGSTIENVKNAIKGASDVFDKLISALIKLAGAVGNAPIGDAGSQAAAPAEVASVKDFIEGVKAIVEIAPNSDVKINGGDAGATVDNANGPKALTNDVKASGNATKLADEVTKADPWAMIDKIKNATIVKAPDAPAAKDDAGKLATGSVGSSNSAGTAATNADLAAAVALKAMTKGGKFTQPNDANEVAIMNAKAASAVNKVLGVLDEIIRRTVSNNLEKVRKAVEKINYSETNGEVTEAKK, from the coding sequence ATGGTAATAGGGTTATTGATGGGATGTAATAATGGAGCGATAGCAGAGTTAGAGAAGAAGAGTACATTTTATGAGTCAGTTATGAAGATAGGACATGGGTTTCAAGAGATATTTGGGATTTTTGGAAAGGCTATGGGAGATGATTTTGGGATTGTTAAATCTGATGATAATAGAAGTGTAGTAGGAGACCACTTTGAGAAAGTAAAAAAAGGATTGGAAGGTACTAAGAATAAATTAGAAGAGCTATCAGGCAAAATATCTGAAACAAAAAATGCTGATGGAAGTACAATTGAAAATGTTAAGAATGCAATTAAAGGGGCAAGTGATGTTTTTGATAAATTAATTAGTGCCCTAATAAAACTTGCTGGGGCAGTTGGTAATGCTCCTATAGGTGATGCTGGTTCTCAAGCCGCTGCACCTGCTGAAGTAGCTAGTGTTAAGGATTTTATTGAAGGAGTCAAAGCGATAGTTGAGATTGCTCCTAATTCTGATGTAAAGATTAATGGTGGTGATGCTGGTGCTACAGTGGATAATGCCAATGGCCCTAAAGCATTGACTAATGATGTTAAAGCTTCAGGTAATGCTACTAAGCTAGCCGATGAAGTAACTAAAGCAGATCCATGGGCAATGATTGACAAAATTAAAAATGCTACAATTGTTAAAGCACCTGATGCTCCTGCTGCTAAGGATGATGCCGGAAAACTAGCTACTGGTAGTGTTGGTTCTTCTAATTCTGCTGGTACTGCAGCTACTAATGCAGACTTAGCAGCAGCTGTTGCACTTAAGGCTATGACTAAGGGTGGTAAGTTTACTCAACCTAATGATGCTAATGAAGTTGCTATTATGAATGCAAAAGCAGCAAGTGCAGTAAACAAGGTATTAGGAGTACTTGATGAAATCATTAGAAGAACAGTATCAAATAACCTAGAGAAGGTAAGAAAAGCTGTTGAAAAAATAAATTATTCTGAGACTAATGGTGAAGTAACAGAAGCTAAGAAGTAA
- a CDS encoding variable large family protein: protein MILSLLLGCNNGGEDPQKVFLKSVVSLGNDFLNIFTSFGDMISGLLGFNKDPKKSDVANYFNKLKETVQGTKDKLEKIVAEMRTSGNPNAEATDVAVKALIDSKLSKIIEGAKKASGAIGDDASDKIGNVAAGGTGGAGNGAKGDGVDNLIEGIKDIVDVVLKGKDKYNTGDDKKAADFSATRTATANNGEAGKLFVTDAGTASNVKNSAADAAKAVGAVTGADILQAMVKDDGSAKLAKNNDGNVGTEKPKDATIAGGIALRAMAKNGKFANANDADGVNSSIAASVQGTALSAVTKALDTLTIAIRKTIDEELKKVKEAMKINPETTPATVEAGHAAK, encoded by the coding sequence ATGATATTAAGTTTACTATTGGGATGTAATAATGGAGGAGAAGATCCGCAGAAAGTATTTTTAAAGTCTGTAGTAAGTTTAGGGAATGATTTTTTAAATATTTTTACATCTTTTGGAGATATGATTTCTGGATTATTAGGATTTAATAAAGATCCCAAAAAGTCAGATGTTGCTAACTACTTTAATAAATTAAAAGAAACTGTACAAGGCACTAAAGATAAGCTTGAAAAAATTGTTGCTGAAATGAGGACATCAGGTAATCCTAATGCAGAGGCTACTGATGTGGCTGTAAAAGCACTAATTGATAGTAAACTTAGTAAGATAATAGAAGGAGCGAAGAAGGCTAGTGGGGCTATTGGTGATGATGCTAGTGATAAGATTGGTAATGTAGCTGCTGGTGGTACTGGTGGTGCTGGTAATGGTGCTAAAGGTGATGGTGTTGATAATTTAATAGAAGGAATTAAAGATATTGTAGATGTGGTGCTTAAAGGCAAAGATAAGTATAATACTGGTGATGATAAAAAAGCTGCGGATTTTAGTGCAACAAGAACTGCTACAGCCAATAATGGTGAAGCAGGAAAACTATTTGTAACTGATGCTGGTACTGCTTCTAATGTAAAGAATTCAGCGGCAGATGCTGCTAAGGCTGTTGGGGCAGTAACTGGTGCTGACATATTACAAGCTATGGTTAAAGATGATGGTTCTGCTAAGTTAGCTAAAAATAATGATGGGAATGTTGGTACTGAAAAGCCTAAAGATGCAACTATAGCAGGAGGTATAGCATTAAGAGCGATGGCCAAAAATGGTAAATTCGCTAATGCTAATGATGCTGATGGTGTTAATTCTAGTATTGCTGCTTCAGTTCAAGGAACAGCACTAAGTGCAGTAACTAAAGCATTAGATACATTAACAATAGCAATAAGAAAGACAATTGATGAGGAACTTAAAAAAGTAAAAGAAGCTATGAAGATTAATCCTGAAACAACTCCTGCAACTGTTGAAGCTGGGCATGCTGCTAAATAA
- a CDS encoding variable large family protein: MRRRGIIIGGMVIGLLMGCNNGGEDPQKVFLKSVVSLGNEFLNVFTSFGEMVGDVLGFNAETKKSQVGEYFKKVKKTVEGTRDKLNTMVENMRKEGNPNAEATDGAVKILNGKLEEIIKGANTVSEAIGDADAKDLIGNVADTGTKAGAKGDVENLINGMKGIVDVVLKNEGNAGDGDTNKASSGTGPRTANDAGILFANNNAGSNEKTAATDAAKAVGAVSGIAAILQAIAKGESGEAATLAKHNAGNGSSGDGKKDAVIAGGIALRAMAKNGKFANGSSQDISAAVKGVAVSAVTKALNALTIAIRKTIDDELKKVKEAMKINPETTPVAVEAGHAAK, from the coding sequence ATGAGAAGAAGAGGGATAATAATAGGAGGGATGGTAATAGGGTTACTGATGGGATGTAATAATGGAGGAGAAGATCCACAAAAAGTATTTTTAAAGTCTGTAGTAAGTTTAGGGAATGAATTTTTAAATGTGTTTACATCTTTTGGAGAGATGGTTGGTGATGTATTAGGGTTTAATGCTGAGACTAAAAAGTCTCAAGTTGGGGAGTACTTTAAGAAAGTAAAAAAAACTGTAGAAGGGACTAGGGACAAGCTTAATACAATGGTTGAGAACATGAGAAAAGAAGGGAATCCTAATGCAGAGGCTACTGATGGGGCTGTAAAAATTTTAAATGGGAAACTTGAAGAAATAATTAAAGGAGCAAATACCGTTAGTGAAGCTATTGGTGATGCAGATGCTAAAGACCTAATTGGTAATGTTGCTGATACTGGTACTAAAGCAGGTGCTAAAGGTGATGTTGAGAATTTAATAAATGGAATGAAAGGTATAGTAGATGTAGTTCTTAAAAATGAGGGTAATGCTGGAGATGGTGATACTAACAAGGCTTCAAGTGGTACTGGCCCAAGGACTGCTAATGATGCAGGAATACTATTTGCTAATAACAATGCTGGATCTAATGAAAAAACAGCAGCAACTGATGCAGCAAAAGCAGTTGGGGCAGTAAGTGGCATTGCTGCTATATTACAAGCTATTGCTAAAGGTGAAAGTGGTGAGGCTGCTACGTTAGCTAAACACAATGCGGGAAATGGTAGTTCTGGTGATGGTAAAAAAGATGCAGTAATAGCAGGAGGGATAGCACTTCGAGCAATGGCTAAGAATGGTAAGTTTGCTAATGGTAGTAGTCAGGATATTTCTGCTGCAGTTAAGGGAGTAGCAGTAAGTGCAGTTACTAAGGCTTTAAATGCACTTACAATAGCAATAAGAAAGACAATTGATGATGAACTTAAAAAAGTAAAAGAAGCAATGAAGATTAATCCTGAAACAACTCCTGTAGCTGTTGAAGCTGGGCATGCTGCTAAATAA
- a CDS encoding glycoside hydrolase family 3 N-terminal domain-containing protein, protein MFRLMLLRFLFASITLLGAIPEIEYDYFENDKSDLVDIDEFLGIVDFNKILRERFLFIGIRNVANPNIVQTLSIDKLEKIREINPVGIILFSENFKEPQQTKDLIEGLKKYLGDDLFIAVDEEGGIVSRVSENKKLGVYNFPSMESIGSTGDIHIAYKIGEIIGKQLRRLGINLNMAPVADAKLDNRSPLGSRTFGASYYNIGLMVEAFIDGIQKEGVFAVVKHFPGLGGTKVDTHKELALLPYSKNFLMLNNFVPFLFAKKARFIMIGHVIIPSISSDISSMSKDIVDIIRYNLNNVNIIMTDAYDMGAILNNFNLKNAVMKSLNSGIDIVLIPEGFEGLDIKK, encoded by the coding sequence ATGTTTAGACTTATGTTACTTAGATTTTTATTTGCTAGTATAACTTTGCTAGGAGCCATTCCTGAAATAGAATATGATTATTTTGAAAATGATAAGTCTGATCTTGTAGATATCGATGAATTTTTGGGGATAGTTGACTTTAATAAAATTTTAAGGGAACGTTTTTTATTTATTGGCATTAGAAATGTTGCTAATCCTAATATTGTACAAACACTTAGTATAGATAAGCTTGAAAAAATAAGAGAGATAAATCCAGTTGGAATTATTTTATTTAGTGAAAATTTTAAAGAACCTCAACAAACCAAAGATTTAATAGAAGGATTAAAGAAATATCTTGGTGATGATCTTTTTATTGCTGTTGATGAAGAAGGGGGGATAGTTAGTAGAGTAAGTGAGAATAAGAAATTAGGAGTTTATAATTTTCCTTCTATGGAATCTATTGGTAGTACTGGAGATATTCATATTGCATATAAGATTGGCGAGATTATTGGCAAACAACTTAGACGTCTTGGTATTAATTTAAATATGGCACCTGTAGCAGATGCTAAATTGGATAATCGTAGTCCTTTGGGTAGTAGGACTTTTGGAGCTTCATATTATAATATTGGTCTTATGGTCGAAGCATTTATTGATGGAATACAAAAGGAAGGTGTTTTTGCTGTAGTTAAACATTTTCCTGGACTTGGAGGTACTAAAGTAGATACTCATAAAGAATTAGCTTTGTTGCCATATAGTAAAAATTTTTTGATGTTAAATAATTTTGTGCCATTTCTTTTTGCTAAAAAAGCAAGATTTATTATGATTGGTCATGTAATTATTCCTTCGATTTCTAGTGATATAAGTAGTATGTCAAAAGATATTGTAGATATTATAAGGTATAATTTAAACAATGTTAATATTATAATGACAGATGCATATGATATGGGTGCAATTTTAAATAATTTTAATCTAAAGAATGCAGTAATGAAATCATTAAATTCAGGTATTGATATTGTGCTTATTCCAGAAGGCTTTGAAGGACTTGATATAAAAAAATGA
- a CDS encoding phosphoglucomutase, whose amino-acid sequence MLQHYTLNMTNLNQAIKEMILSPSGFRKIFAKSKDENSNDSEINDDDKILVSLITFTISNYFEDNPKKYINIGLDSRATGNIISEITLKTLILNNDNVNFLGILPIPEILAYTKANQNSKGFIYISASHNPKGYNGIKTGLNDGGVLNSKKIKTIISQLQSNINNENLIKTLIKNLQNFNSNYIHLRKYEKIITSQTKNKTKSYNAYKLLMQQQTIYATEHISILKKNIKKEPIGIIGEMNGSSRINSIDKEIIKSLGIKLELYNTEIGIFKHGMTPERESLNMCKELLEQKFKNDNSFQLGYVPDCDGDRGNLVVIQKNGLASIIESQKIFSLSLLSELSYQYYNGIKNNLAVVINDATSLNIEKIATIFNTKVYRVEVGEANLIEMADLLRNKGLIVKIFGEGSNGGNIIYPARVRDPLTTVFSIIKLLKIKQLYKIWCTLSHNTYNEDYTLNDILNTINFYCNVEVSSEQAMLKINVKNQEILKSNYEKLLRKELKHNNNIFLQQLSIHSYEIINYEGITQNNIRTGDSSGGLKVLLKNQTNDIVASLWMRGSKTEPIFRVLSEVTYEHKNLLTSLLKFNKNLIQAANSLT is encoded by the coding sequence ATGCTACAACACTATACATTAAACATGACCAATCTAAATCAAGCTATTAAAGAAATGATACTTTCTCCTTCAGGATTTAGAAAAATATTTGCAAAATCAAAAGATGAAAATTCAAATGATTCTGAAATAAATGATGACGATAAAATATTAGTGTCGCTTATAACCTTCACAATATCAAATTACTTCGAGGATAATCCAAAAAAATATATCAATATAGGACTAGATTCAAGAGCAACTGGAAATATCATCTCAGAAATAACACTCAAGACCCTAATACTTAACAACGATAATGTTAATTTCTTGGGAATACTTCCAATACCAGAAATATTAGCCTACACAAAAGCAAATCAAAATTCAAAAGGATTCATATATATCTCAGCTAGTCATAACCCCAAGGGGTATAACGGAATTAAAACTGGCTTAAACGATGGGGGTGTGTTAAATTCAAAGAAAATAAAAACAATCATCAGTCAACTTCAATCTAACATTAACAATGAAAATTTAATAAAAACCCTAATAAAAAATCTACAAAATTTCAATTCAAACTATATACATTTAAGAAAATATGAAAAAATTATCACATCACAAACTAAAAATAAAACGAAATCTTATAATGCATATAAATTACTAATGCAACAACAAACAATATATGCAACTGAACATATCAGTATATTAAAAAAAAATATAAAAAAAGAACCTATAGGGATCATAGGCGAAATGAATGGTAGTTCTAGAATCAACTCAATTGATAAAGAAATTATCAAATCTTTAGGAATAAAATTAGAACTTTACAACACTGAAATTGGGATTTTTAAACATGGAATGACTCCTGAAAGAGAATCATTAAATATGTGCAAAGAACTATTAGAACAAAAATTTAAAAATGACAATTCATTTCAATTGGGATATGTTCCTGACTGTGACGGAGACAGGGGTAATTTAGTAGTAATTCAAAAAAATGGATTAGCAAGCATTATTGAATCACAAAAAATATTTTCACTATCATTACTATCAGAGCTTAGCTATCAGTATTATAATGGTATTAAAAACAATTTGGCAGTTGTAATTAATGATGCAACTTCATTAAATATAGAAAAAATAGCAACTATATTTAATACAAAAGTTTACAGAGTTGAGGTTGGCGAAGCCAATTTAATAGAAATGGCTGATCTATTACGAAACAAAGGACTAATAGTAAAAATTTTTGGAGAAGGATCAAATGGCGGAAATATTATATACCCTGCAAGAGTAAGAGATCCTTTAACAACTGTTTTTAGCATAATAAAATTGCTTAAAATAAAACAACTTTATAAAATATGGTGTACACTATCTCATAACACATATAATGAAGACTATACCCTTAATGATATATTAAATACAATTAATTTTTATTGCAATGTAGAAGTATCATCAGAACAAGCTATGCTCAAAATAAACGTAAAAAATCAAGAAATACTAAAATCTAATTACGAAAAATTATTAAGAAAAGAACTCAAACATAATAACAATATATTTTTACAACAATTATCAATACACAGTTATGAAATTATCAACTATGAAGGCATTACACAAAACAACATTAGAACCGGAGATTCTTCAGGAGGTCTTAAAGTTTTACTTAAAAATCAAACAAATGATATAGTTGCAAGCTTATGGATGCGAGGTTCAAAAACAGAACCAATATTTAGAGTATTAAGCGAAGTTACATACGAGCATAAAAACTTACTAACTTCACTTTTAAAGTTTAATAAAAACTTAATACAAGCAGCTAACTCTCTCACTTAA
- the trpS gene encoding tryptophan--tRNA ligase: MQNKIMLTGDRPTGPLHLGHYVGSIVNRLKYQEEYETYIIIADLHTLTTKSDLKSISEIPINVREMVLDYLACGINPDKVNIYLQSAIPELLELNLILSMIVMVNRLQRIPSIREMSTTAGLTEVPYGLLGYPILMSSDILMTKANLVPIGRDNEAHIELTRELARKFNSLYRENFFPIPEALFTDSQTLVGIYGKTKMSKSLGNAIFLSDDEGSLYKKVMSMFTDPKRVRADIPGKVDGNPVFIYHDFFNNNNEELCELKTRYKNGTIGDVEVKKRLFEVLNQFLIPIRDRREFFKSKKGYIDEIIFEGTNKTRKVALKVIKEAKSLMGISKTWNGIKMSVEKAFDK; encoded by the coding sequence TTGCAGAATAAAATTATGCTTACAGGAGATAGACCTACGGGACCTCTTCATTTAGGGCATTACGTTGGTTCTATTGTTAATAGATTAAAGTATCAGGAAGAATATGAAACATATATTATTATAGCAGATTTGCATACTCTTACTACGAAGTCAGATTTAAAAAGTATTAGTGAAATACCTATTAATGTTAGAGAAATGGTTTTAGATTATCTAGCTTGTGGAATTAATCCTGATAAAGTTAATATCTATTTGCAATCAGCTATACCTGAGCTTTTAGAATTAAACTTAATACTGTCAATGATTGTTATGGTTAATCGATTGCAAAGGATTCCTAGTATAAGAGAGATGAGTACTACTGCTGGATTGACTGAAGTTCCTTATGGGCTTTTAGGTTATCCTATTCTTATGAGCTCAGATATTTTGATGACAAAGGCCAATTTAGTTCCAATTGGACGTGATAATGAGGCTCATATTGAACTTACAAGAGAACTTGCAAGAAAGTTTAATTCTCTTTATAGAGAAAATTTCTTTCCCATTCCTGAAGCTTTATTTACAGATTCTCAAACTCTTGTGGGAATTTATGGTAAGACTAAGATGAGCAAGAGCCTTGGTAATGCTATATTTTTAAGTGATGATGAGGGGTCACTTTACAAAAAGGTAATGTCTATGTTTACAGATCCAAAAAGAGTGAGAGCGGATATACCAGGAAAAGTTGATGGTAATCCTGTTTTTATTTATCATGATTTTTTTAATAATAATAATGAAGAGCTTTGTGAACTTAAGACGAGATATAAAAATGGTACAATTGGAGATGTTGAAGTGAAAAAGAGGCTTTTTGAAGTTTTAAATCAATTTTTAATACCAATTAGGGATAGGAGAGAGTTTTTTAAATCTAAGAAAGGATATATTGATGAGATAATATTTGAAGGTACAAATAAAACTAGGAAAGTTGCACTAAAAGTCATCAAGGAAGCTAAAAGTTTGATGGGAATATCAAAGACATGGAATGGAATAAAGATGAGTGTAGAAAAAGCTTTTGATAAATAA
- a CDS encoding AI-2E family transporter: MALELKPTDRLQFVKFQSIFYILALIVMLITILKIAQAIFKPLAIAVVLGFLVYPIYTFLKKLRIPRVLIVFIIFFFLFSFSYLVFNFVYYSVTILLKQLPYYQKQLIFIIVDILNKYSLDSSAIINNIDFSGYIYPFLTRISNEIIGFASSLVVLFLLLYFLLSEIHIFDIKVKNAFKQSVASMFIEALDTINNQISKYLGIKVFVSCLTGFLVFIGLTLFGQDFPLVWAVLTFVFNFIPSIGSILAVFFIVMAALVQFYPNLNLVLYIFIYNTSVQMLIGNILEPKMQGHRLDLSPFLLLCFLFFWGWLWGVVGLLIAYPFTVIVKVIVDNISYLKPLSVFLSGSKVLSIDDISNKES; this comes from the coding sequence ATGGCTTTAGAACTAAAACCAACAGATAGGTTACAGTTTGTTAAATTTCAGTCTATTTTTTATATTTTAGCTTTAATAGTAATGTTAATTACTATTTTAAAAATAGCACAGGCTATTTTTAAGCCTTTAGCTATCGCAGTGGTTCTTGGATTTTTAGTGTATCCTATTTATACTTTTCTTAAGAAATTAAGAATCCCAAGAGTTTTAATAGTTTTTATAATTTTCTTTTTTCTTTTTTCTTTTTCGTATTTGGTTTTTAATTTTGTTTACTACAGTGTAACTATTTTATTAAAGCAATTGCCGTATTATCAGAAGCAATTGATTTTTATTATAGTAGATATTTTGAATAAATATAGTTTAGATAGCAGTGCTATTATTAACAATATAGATTTTTCTGGATATATTTATCCTTTTTTGACACGGATATCTAATGAAATTATTGGTTTTGCAAGCAGCTTGGTAGTATTATTTTTGTTATTGTATTTTCTACTATCAGAAATACATATTTTTGATATAAAGGTTAAGAATGCTTTTAAGCAATCCGTTGCTAGTATGTTTATTGAAGCTTTAGATACAATAAATAATCAAATTAGTAAATATTTAGGTATAAAGGTTTTTGTTAGTTGTCTTACAGGGTTTTTAGTATTTATAGGATTGACCTTATTTGGACAAGATTTTCCTCTTGTGTGGGCAGTATTAACATTTGTATTTAATTTTATTCCAAGTATAGGATCAATTTTAGCTGTTTTTTTTATTGTAATGGCTGCTTTGGTACAGTTTTATCCTAATTTAAATTTAGTGCTTTATATATTCATATATAATACTTCTGTTCAAATGTTAATTGGCAATATTCTTGAGCCAAAGATGCAAGGACACAGACTTGATCTTTCTCCTTTTTTATTGCTTTGTTTTCTTTTCTTTTGGGGATGGCTGTGGGGTGTTGTTGGCCTTTTAATAGCTTATCCTTTCACTGTTATTGTAAAGGTAATAGTAGATAATATATCATATTTAAAACCTCTGTCTGTATTTTTAAGTGGTTCGAAGGTATTAAGTATTGATGATATAAGTAATAAGGAGAGTTGA